From the Nitrobacter hamburgensis X14 genome, one window contains:
- a CDS encoding SIR2 family protein, protein MNGEQQSHDAQKTLTDLRDHLARHDKPIAFFFGAGTSCSVRVPTGDGAPAQPLIPAVPGLTAACKKDGADLGEKYAKAWALMEAQCVEAKQDPHVENILSRLRMMLNAIGKDDTLSGLKTDELEKLEESVRKTIARLVTPDLKGLPTDFPHRKFARWLAKTSRKACVEIFTVNYDVLIEHGLESERVPVFDGFVGSYQPFFLADSLRRAETAPGPHWTRLWKMHGSVTWRRIEQDGRMRVVRGDPDLADEMILPSSQKYDESRH, encoded by the coding sequence ATGAACGGGGAGCAACAGTCGCACGACGCGCAGAAGACGCTCACCGATTTGAGGGACCATCTGGCGCGGCACGACAAGCCGATAGCATTCTTTTTTGGTGCGGGCACCTCATGCTCGGTCAGGGTGCCGACCGGCGACGGCGCACCAGCGCAGCCGCTGATACCCGCGGTCCCCGGCCTCACGGCTGCATGCAAGAAGGATGGTGCCGACCTGGGCGAAAAATACGCAAAGGCGTGGGCCTTGATGGAGGCCCAGTGCGTCGAAGCCAAGCAGGACCCGCACGTTGAGAACATTCTTTCGCGCTTGAGGATGATGCTTAACGCGATCGGTAAGGACGATACGCTGTCCGGCCTGAAGACGGATGAGCTGGAGAAGCTCGAGGAATCAGTGCGAAAAACGATCGCGAGGCTCGTCACGCCCGATCTAAAGGGGCTTCCCACAGACTTTCCGCATCGGAAATTCGCGCGGTGGCTTGCGAAGACGTCTCGGAAAGCCTGTGTCGAGATTTTTACCGTGAATTACGACGTTCTCATCGAGCACGGCCTCGAGTCCGAGCGTGTTCCCGTCTTCGACGGTTTCGTCGGAAGTTATCAGCCCTTCTTTCTCGCAGACAGCTTGCGCCGAGCCGAAACGGCACCAGGACCACATTGGACCCGCCTGTGGAAGATGCACGGCTCGGTCACGTGGCGACGCATCGAGCAGGATGGGCGCATGCGCGTCGTCCGCGGCGATCCCGACCTCGCCGACGAAATGATCCTGCCGTCATCCCAGAAATACGACGAATCACGGCATTAG
- a CDS encoding SIR2 family protein gives MDRLTRFLEQDDALLIVAGFSFGDEHINNLIFGALENRPRTHVYALQFEELSEDSVLIKRAYQRSNLIVVGPKTGVIGGRRAKWAPSDTPAFMDGVFELQETPAAAGAPETAKTGLMKIGDFARFCNFLDSMAG, from the coding sequence GTGGACAGATTGACCCGCTTTCTCGAACAAGACGATGCGCTGCTGATCGTGGCTGGATTCAGCTTTGGCGACGAACACATCAACAACCTGATTTTCGGCGCCTTGGAAAATAGACCACGCACCCACGTCTATGCCTTGCAGTTCGAGGAGCTTTCGGAGGACAGCGTCCTGATCAAGCGCGCCTATCAGCGCTCGAACTTGATCGTGGTCGGTCCGAAAACCGGCGTGATCGGGGGACGCCGCGCGAAGTGGGCTCCCTCCGACACCCCCGCATTCATGGATGGCGTATTCGAACTCCAGGAGACTCCAGCCGCCGCCGGAGCTCCGGAAACGGCCAAGACAGGGCTGATGAAAATAGGCGACTTCGCTCGCTTCTGTAACTTCCTCGATTCAATGGCGGGTTGA
- a CDS encoding ATP-binding protein — MTNDDLKVIYGWAKGKKGTISVGRIAAASGISADISVAGLVSRHSAIVGSTGAGKSNLVTVLLETVSDGSLPNARAIVIDPHGEYATALGDRARVFRIRPNEAAGERALWVPFWALPFVELQQLTLGGLQPNHEATIRDEVLDMKVAGAAHLAVPPPPETLTADTPVPFSIKKLWYELDKFERMTFPVSANQTDANVHPPEQVGDAMLLRSDRYPAASPYNQAPYKNQKKRNLERQLDLMRSRLKDARFSFLFSPGGGYEPDLNGEVANDLNTLVRDWVGHDKPITIFDVSGLPSEVLPTIVGTMLRIVYDMLFWAQDLPIGGRLQPLLVVLDEAHRFVPEGVDTPAHRTLSMIAKEGRKYGTGLMLVTQRPSEIDSAILSQCGSMIALRLTNSADRAKVSAAVPDDLGGLVDQLSSLRTGEGVFLGEVMPIPSRVRVRKAKQKPVGDDPKLPDVWQVPDRPDGDRYTQALANWRAQSTSVEVENDQDEDGEGQANA; from the coding sequence GTGACCAACGATGACCTGAAGGTCATTTATGGCTGGGCTAAGGGCAAGAAAGGCACGATCTCGGTTGGGCGCATCGCGGCGGCGTCGGGAATATCGGCCGACATCAGCGTTGCCGGCCTTGTAAGCCGCCATAGCGCCATCGTCGGCTCAACCGGCGCCGGAAAATCCAATCTCGTCACCGTTCTCCTGGAGACCGTTTCTGACGGAAGTCTGCCGAATGCGCGCGCGATCGTCATCGATCCGCACGGCGAATATGCCACCGCGCTCGGCGATCGTGCGCGAGTGTTTCGCATTCGGCCGAATGAGGCGGCCGGTGAAAGGGCTCTTTGGGTGCCGTTCTGGGCACTTCCATTTGTCGAACTTCAGCAACTCACACTGGGCGGCCTTCAGCCCAACCACGAGGCCACGATTCGCGACGAGGTGCTGGATATGAAGGTGGCCGGGGCCGCGCATCTCGCGGTGCCGCCGCCGCCTGAAACACTGACGGCGGACACCCCGGTGCCGTTCAGCATCAAGAAGCTGTGGTACGAACTCGACAAGTTCGAAAGGATGACGTTCCCCGTCAGCGCGAACCAGACCGACGCCAACGTTCATCCTCCGGAGCAAGTCGGAGACGCGATGTTGCTCCGGTCGGACCGGTATCCGGCAGCCAGTCCATATAATCAGGCGCCCTACAAGAATCAGAAAAAACGCAACCTTGAGCGGCAGCTCGACCTCATGCGAAGTCGCCTCAAGGACGCCCGTTTTTCGTTCCTTTTCTCGCCCGGCGGAGGCTACGAGCCCGACTTGAATGGAGAGGTCGCGAACGACCTCAACACGCTTGTCAGGGACTGGGTCGGACACGACAAGCCGATAACGATATTCGACGTCTCGGGACTACCGTCGGAGGTTCTTCCAACCATCGTCGGCACAATGCTCCGGATCGTCTACGACATGCTGTTTTGGGCGCAGGACCTCCCTATCGGCGGGCGGCTGCAGCCGCTTCTTGTGGTGCTCGATGAGGCGCATCGCTTCGTTCCGGAAGGCGTTGACACGCCGGCCCATCGCACGTTGTCGATGATCGCAAAAGAAGGCCGGAAATACGGGACTGGCCTCATGCTGGTCACGCAGCGCCCATCCGAGATCGACAGCGCAATTCTAAGTCAGTGTGGCTCCATGATTGCGCTGCGGCTTACCAATTCGGCGGACCGCGCCAAGGTCTCAGCAGCGGTCCCTGACGACCTGGGTGGACTGGTGGACCAGTTGTCTTCGCTGCGGACGGGTGAGGGGGTCTTCCTGGGCGAGGTGATGCCGATCCCGTCGCGCGTCAGAGTGCGCAAGGCCAAGCAGAAACCCGTCGGCGACGATCCAAAGCTCCCCGACGTATGGCAAGTACCGGATCGTCCAGACGGCGACCGGTATACGCAAGCGCTGGCGAATTGGCGTGCTCAGTCAACATCTGTTGAAGTTGAGAATGACCAGGACGAAGATGGGGAGGGGCAGGCAAATGCCTGA
- a CDS encoding KTSC domain-containing protein: protein MIFIDSTNIEAFGYDVETQELHVRFLKSGETYVYHAVEEWRYQEFQHADSKGQYLNANIKPNYQCAKL, encoded by the coding sequence ATGATTTTTATCGACTCCACTAACATCGAAGCATTCGGTTACGACGTTGAGACACAAGAACTTCACGTGCGGTTTCTAAAGTCCGGTGAGACGTACGTATATCACGCTGTCGAAGAGTGGAGATATCAAGAGTTCCAACACGCAGACTCAAAGGGCCAATACTTGAATGCCAATATTAAGCCCAATTATCAGTGCGCAAAACTTTGA
- a CDS encoding HEPN domain-containing protein, with translation MPYNFPDLHAEKNSVVRELFISTADDNYILARWCFQQKLNVDFFWLAVHCLEKYFKAVLLMNGRSSNGHGHDIVRLYDAVQPLAPELLISEFARPENMPARMWRNETVMEFLTRLYQDGNAHNRYLIYGYVRNAEDLFKLDQVVFSVRRLTQALEVRYVGDDENDGLPTYSRREALARRPTRHENMQSNLEQTMEGKRGVELQRVLLNWNFPFPKSQSSLLSLTSRAFRNALTVVLQRKRASEGVMITALTRKENEKQSILC, from the coding sequence ATGCCCTACAACTTTCCAGACCTTCATGCCGAAAAGAACAGCGTCGTGCGAGAGTTATTCATCTCCACGGCCGATGACAATTACATCTTGGCAAGATGGTGCTTTCAGCAAAAGCTGAACGTCGATTTCTTCTGGCTGGCGGTCCACTGCTTAGAAAAGTATTTCAAGGCCGTCTTGCTGATGAACGGCCGCTCCTCGAATGGACACGGACACGATATCGTCCGGCTATATGACGCGGTACAGCCTCTGGCACCCGAATTACTGATCTCTGAGTTCGCCAGACCCGAGAATATGCCGGCTCGCATGTGGCGCAATGAAACGGTGATGGAATTTCTCACTCGGCTCTATCAGGATGGCAACGCGCACAACCGTTACTTGATTTATGGATATGTCAGAAACGCCGAAGATCTCTTCAAGCTCGACCAAGTCGTATTTTCAGTCAGACGACTCACGCAAGCTCTAGAAGTTCGATACGTGGGCGACGACGAGAATGACGGGTTGCCGACATACTCCCGGCGTGAGGCATTGGCGAGGAGACCGACCCGGCATGAAAACATGCAGAGCAACTTAGAACAGACAATGGAAGGCAAGCGCGGCGTGGAATTGCAGAGAGTGCTCCTCAACTGGAATTTCCCTTTTCCGAAATCACAATCGAGTTTATTGAGCCTGACGTCACGAGCGTTCCGGAACGCCCTAACGGTAGTTTTGCAACGCAAGCGCGCAAGCGAAGGCGTAATGATCACCGCCCTCACCCGGAAGGAAAACGAGAAACAAAGCATACTGTGTTAA
- a CDS encoding DUF6035 family protein, producing the protein MQTITSDALMSMSKDDYQIVRRAATRARLDRKARYVCGSCGHAVYAPREGRTGQPYWKHHPGASQNCPWWTGAPSGVDAVSARQFEGAQESPLHARIKQTVGELLTVDPRTAAGSVVVDEYLIQENGRRRPDVRAIYDGMPLVVEVQLATTQIPIIVQREDFYENASIRLLWLTWNFEPPTNGRLLSSFEDIFYSHDKNLFSMDEETITFSKERYDVILRAFWMDGEAWRSKLVSISDLNWLDGGRANAVPSRLSWHREFLARWRGALGERGTKWKEREILFGELVAKLQFAEIGVSELHDLDMDALINCLLSLVDGRPVGSRQQNLVEVLNTFLNVGRRQRYMRLIRTFAQLTSREALFEVESVRSKLIKARAVAQDSRQSVAGKIALALFPEIFSSAPRDTSEAL; encoded by the coding sequence ATGCAGACCATTACAAGCGATGCGCTAATGTCGATGAGCAAGGACGACTATCAGATCGTCCGGCGCGCCGCGACGCGGGCACGACTCGACCGGAAGGCACGTTACGTCTGCGGAAGCTGCGGTCATGCCGTCTATGCACCGCGCGAGGGCAGGACCGGCCAGCCTTATTGGAAACACCATCCGGGTGCGTCACAAAATTGTCCGTGGTGGACTGGGGCGCCGTCGGGCGTCGACGCGGTTAGTGCGCGACAATTTGAAGGTGCACAGGAAAGCCCGCTTCATGCCAGGATCAAGCAGACCGTTGGTGAATTGTTGACGGTCGATCCCCGCACGGCGGCAGGGAGCGTTGTTGTCGATGAATATCTCATTCAAGAGAACGGGCGCCGCCGCCCGGATGTCCGCGCGATCTACGATGGTATGCCGCTCGTCGTCGAGGTTCAACTGGCGACCACGCAGATTCCCATCATCGTGCAGCGTGAAGATTTCTATGAGAATGCGTCCATTCGCCTTTTGTGGCTGACCTGGAATTTTGAGCCGCCTACGAACGGCCGGCTACTCAGCTCGTTTGAGGATATCTTCTATTCTCACGATAAAAACCTATTCTCAATGGACGAAGAAACGATCACGTTCTCGAAAGAGAGGTATGACGTCATTTTGCGGGCGTTCTGGATGGATGGCGAGGCCTGGCGCTCGAAACTTGTTAGCATCTCCGATCTCAACTGGCTCGACGGAGGGCGCGCCAACGCAGTGCCGTCGAGGCTATCATGGCATCGGGAGTTTCTCGCGCGCTGGCGTGGCGCGCTTGGAGAACGGGGCACGAAGTGGAAAGAGCGCGAAATTCTTTTCGGTGAGCTTGTTGCCAAACTGCAGTTTGCCGAGATTGGCGTCAGTGAGCTCCACGACCTTGACATGGATGCTTTGATCAATTGCCTGCTTTCGCTGGTCGACGGTCGGCCGGTCGGGTCGCGGCAACAGAACCTTGTCGAGGTGCTGAATACCTTCCTCAACGTCGGGCGACGGCAGCGTTACATGCGTCTCATCCGCACCTTCGCTCAGCTCACGAGCAGGGAGGCGCTTTTTGAGGTCGAGAGTGTGCGCAGTAAACTCATAAAGGCACGCGCTGTTGCGCAAGATAGCCGTCAGAGCGTCGCAGGAAAGATCGCACTTGCCTTGTTTCCGGAAATATTTTCTTCAGCTCCACGAGATACGAGCGAGGCATTGTAG
- a CDS encoding RES domain-containing protein, producing MPGEGAGGIVHSENIDELKAKHMCYACVGEQHFSDEIHAKGKRAKCSYCEKTRRTYSLGKVAERVETAFEQHYDRTSDQPNDYEHMLQRDKESSYEWSRHGEEVIYAILNAAEVSEDAAQDIQSILEDEHSDFDSAAMGEETEFASGSNYQEKKVSDGAWREDWARFENSLKTEARFFSRTAAAHLAAIFDGVDDLQTKQGLPLVVDAGPGTVFHTLYRARVFQSDDKLEAAMCRPDQQLGSPPTFLAAAGRMNARGISVFYAANDPKAAIAEVRPPVGSQVAVAQFEIIRKLRLLDLTALKSVQVRGSIFEFDFARRLERAQFLRSLSGRITQPVMPDDEPFEYLATQAVADFLATESSVRIDGIIFPSVQVAGDVLNVVLFHKAARVEDMDIPGGTEINARTGQYGEDGWEDDFSVIEEVPPAPKVDEKKDKTLGWPDFAAMPAMPWTKVDPDPRKPSLRVMPDSVRVHRIEGVVFKTDEHRVRRLRWEKHDRQPF from the coding sequence ATGCCTGGGGAAGGCGCAGGGGGCATCGTGCATTCAGAAAACATTGATGAGCTCAAAGCAAAACACATGTGCTATGCCTGTGTTGGCGAGCAGCATTTCAGCGATGAAATTCACGCGAAGGGGAAGCGGGCCAAATGCAGCTATTGCGAAAAGACCCGTCGTACCTACAGCCTTGGCAAGGTCGCTGAGCGTGTGGAAACTGCGTTCGAACAGCACTACGACCGAACGTCAGACCAACCGAACGACTACGAGCATATGCTCCAGCGTGATAAGGAGTCGAGCTACGAATGGAGCCGACATGGCGAAGAGGTCATATACGCGATCTTGAACGCCGCCGAAGTTTCGGAAGACGCCGCTCAGGACATCCAGTCGATCCTCGAGGACGAGCATAGCGATTTCGACAGCGCAGCGATGGGCGAAGAGACAGAGTTCGCGAGCGGCAGCAATTATCAGGAGAAAAAGGTCAGCGATGGTGCTTGGCGCGAAGACTGGGCTCGCTTCGAGAACTCCCTGAAGACCGAGGCACGTTTCTTCAGCCGTACAGCGGCTGCGCATCTTGCGGCGATCTTCGATGGTGTTGACGACTTACAGACAAAACAAGGCCTACCCCTTGTCGTGGATGCGGGGCCCGGAACGGTCTTCCATACGCTTTATCGCGCCCGGGTCTTCCAGTCCGACGACAAGCTGGAGGCGGCGATGTGTCGGCCTGATCAGCAGCTCGGGTCGCCGCCGACCTTTTTGGCTGCGGCAGGTCGTATGAATGCGCGCGGCATTTCCGTGTTCTACGCTGCCAATGATCCTAAGGCGGCCATCGCCGAGGTGCGGCCTCCGGTTGGAAGTCAGGTCGCTGTCGCGCAATTCGAGATTATCCGGAAGCTTCGGTTGCTTGATCTGACAGCGCTCAAGAGTGTGCAGGTGCGTGGCAGCATCTTCGAATTCGATTTCGCACGCCGGTTGGAGCGAGCGCAATTCCTGAGATCTCTTAGCGGCCGCATCACGCAGCCAGTCATGCCCGACGATGAGCCTTTCGAGTACCTGGCGACGCAGGCCGTCGCCGATTTTCTGGCAACGGAATCCTCAGTACGCATCGATGGCATCATCTTTCCATCGGTTCAGGTTGCCGGAGACGTGCTCAACGTCGTGCTGTTCCATAAGGCTGCGCGCGTCGAGGACATGGACATCCCGGGGGGAACTGAGATCAATGCCAGGACGGGTCAGTATGGTGAGGATGGTTGGGAGGACGACTTCTCGGTGATCGAGGAGGTGCCGCCTGCACCAAAGGTAGATGAGAAAAAGGATAAGACGCTAGGATGGCCCGATTTTGCCGCCATGCCTGCAATGCCTTGGACAAAGGTCGATCCCGATCCGCGAAAGCCAAGTCTTCGCGTAATGCCGGATAGCGTTCGGGTACACCGTATCGAGGGGGTGGTCTTCAAGACTGACGAACATAGAGTTCGTCGGCTCCGTTGGGAGAAGCATGATCGGCAGCCATTCTAG
- a CDS encoding DUF6634 family protein has translation MSTDDDDENGAGVRRAREVASYLRGKAPPPPELACAPRLQGWRAVITRTSSDDGRLRLLMVLVGRVTGHPQIADGRTIHTSEVIWLDCNRNWARSWNRLYRLGAPAGDDTDPGESEESAA, from the coding sequence ATGTCGACGGACGACGATGACGAGAACGGCGCCGGCGTGCGGCGGGCACGCGAGGTCGCATCTTACCTGAGGGGCAAGGCGCCTCCCCCACCCGAGCTTGCCTGCGCGCCGCGGCTCCAGGGCTGGCGAGCAGTCATCACGCGCACCAGCAGCGACGATGGTCGGCTGCGCCTGCTCATGGTTCTGGTCGGGCGCGTCACTGGCCATCCACAGATCGCTGACGGCCGGACGATTCACACCTCGGAGGTGATCTGGCTCGATTGCAACCGCAACTGGGCGCGAAGCTGGAATCGCCTCTACCGACTTGGCGCGCCGGCCGGCGACGATACTGATCCCGGAGAAAGCGAAGAGAGTGCGGCGTGA
- a CDS encoding AAA family ATPase: MSAADDMKDLDRRTASSTPLPVELLWQWGWPPAAHLFWSHIAGIPGIPRDDLAADFWSGEKDRCKQANRTFADLLFAAGRGEEALAALMLAADPAAPQTFEIVLPQLAHAIEHLWDWPTARTTRADTLGRLMVWWRAARGDFTDRDRSIFLIVRIEMLERDDPSDGLPAATSEQTSRDENEESRSDAPHTPGLVVMAKDKATKLNNFHSEFKDLVDARLPLVVARDLAAVHATLTVEYPHGTTAVDLMLRPLREGEPVRLTPILLVGPAGSGKSRLARRIAELLVLPVYRYDGSSASDNMFGGSPKGWGNTVPSAPARAVNQTRIANPIVLVDEIEKAGTSLRNGRLWEALLPFLERETAGRYRDVSLDCELDLSWISHIATANSVEGLPAPLVDRYRIVKVAAPALKHLPLLAAGVLKEIAIEAGETGFVSPLAPDELAVIARAWERSGLSLRKLQKIVAATLEARNATAVKH, encoded by the coding sequence ATGAGTGCGGCCGACGATATGAAGGACCTCGATCGGCGGACAGCGTCTTCCACCCCGTTGCCGGTCGAGCTGTTGTGGCAGTGGGGATGGCCGCCGGCCGCGCACCTGTTCTGGTCGCATATTGCTGGAATCCCGGGCATCCCACGCGACGATCTCGCTGCCGATTTCTGGTCGGGCGAGAAGGACCGCTGCAAACAAGCCAACCGCACCTTCGCCGACCTGCTGTTCGCCGCAGGCCGCGGCGAGGAGGCACTCGCGGCACTGATGCTCGCTGCCGACCCGGCCGCCCCGCAAACCTTCGAGATCGTGCTGCCGCAGCTCGCCCACGCCATCGAACATCTCTGGGACTGGCCGACGGCGCGAACGACACGGGCCGACACGCTTGGCCGGCTGATGGTCTGGTGGCGCGCGGCACGGGGCGATTTTACGGACCGCGACCGCAGCATCTTTCTCATCGTCAGGATCGAGATGCTGGAGCGGGACGATCCTTCCGATGGGTTGCCGGCGGCCACGAGCGAACAGACCTCGCGCGACGAGAACGAGGAGAGCCGGAGCGACGCGCCGCATACGCCCGGCCTTGTCGTGATGGCCAAGGACAAGGCGACCAAGCTCAACAATTTCCACTCCGAGTTCAAGGACCTGGTCGATGCCCGCCTGCCACTGGTCGTCGCCCGCGACCTCGCCGCGGTGCACGCAACGCTGACTGTCGAATATCCGCATGGCACGACCGCGGTCGACCTCATGCTGCGCCCCCTGCGCGAGGGAGAGCCGGTGCGGCTTACGCCGATCCTGCTGGTCGGCCCCGCTGGCAGCGGCAAGTCGCGCCTGGCGCGCCGGATCGCCGAGCTTTTGGTGCTGCCGGTCTACCGCTATGACGGCTCTTCCGCCTCGGACAACATGTTTGGTGGCAGCCCGAAGGGCTGGGGCAACACCGTACCCTCGGCGCCGGCCCGCGCGGTCAACCAGACGCGGATCGCCAATCCCATTGTGCTGGTCGATGAGATCGAGAAGGCCGGTACCTCCTTGCGAAATGGCCGGCTCTGGGAGGCGCTCCTGCCGTTCCTGGAGCGGGAGACCGCCGGCCGCTATCGCGACGTCTCGCTCGACTGCGAATTGGACCTGTCCTGGATCTCCCACATCGCGACCGCCAACAGTGTCGAAGGATTGCCGGCCCCGCTGGTGGATCGCTATCGCATCGTCAAAGTGGCCGCGCCAGCGCTGAAGCACCTGCCGCTCCTTGCCGCTGGTGTGCTGAAGGAGATCGCAATCGAAGCCGGCGAGACTGGATTTGTCTCTCCGCTCGCGCCGGACGAACTCGCGGTGATCGCGCGCGCCTGGGAGCGGTCCGGTCTGTCGCTTCGCAAGCTGCAGAAGATCGTTGCCGCGACGCTCGAGGCCCGCAACGCCACCGCGGTGAAGCACTGA
- a CDS encoding metallophosphoesterase — protein MRLWILSDLHVELTRGWDLAPPAERPRFDVLVVAGDLIPRAERGVRWLLERVPDKPIIYVMGNHESYGTDEVRTVEKAMEAADGTSLFVLHNRWIRLGHVTFAGATLWTDFELFGDQHRAMRVAGERMNDFRKIRTARYQLRFRPPHALARHRESRAFLEDEMRKSRGDGMLVVVTHHAPMPGRGDRLAPHYPGVRLSDEEILTAAYRSDLTELMWPAPIADGKNALWPADVWIFGHTHESEDTIIGHTRVVSNAKGYGPWLPECRSWDNRSFDPNFVIEI, from the coding sequence ATGCGTCTCTGGATCTTGTCGGATCTGCATGTGGAATTGACGCGCGGCTGGGACCTGGCGCCCCCGGCGGAGCGCCCCCGTTTCGACGTCCTTGTCGTCGCCGGCGATCTCATCCCGAGGGCCGAGCGCGGCGTCCGCTGGCTCTTGGAGCGGGTGCCCGACAAGCCGATCATTTATGTCATGGGCAATCATGAGAGCTACGGGACGGATGAGGTCAGGACCGTCGAGAAGGCGATGGAAGCCGCCGATGGCACCAGCCTGTTCGTGCTCCACAACCGGTGGATTCGGCTCGGGCATGTGACGTTTGCCGGCGCAACCTTGTGGACCGACTTCGAGCTCTTCGGAGATCAACACCGCGCCATGAGGGTCGCCGGCGAGCGGATGAACGACTTCCGCAAGATCAGGACAGCGAGATATCAGCTTCGCTTCCGTCCGCCGCACGCGCTGGCGCGGCATAGGGAATCGCGCGCTTTTCTCGAGGACGAAATGCGCAAGTCGCGGGGCGACGGAATGCTGGTGGTTGTCACCCATCATGCGCCGATGCCGGGCCGTGGCGACCGGCTGGCTCCGCACTATCCCGGCGTTCGATTGAGCGACGAGGAGATTCTGACCGCGGCGTATCGCAGCGACCTGACCGAGCTGATGTGGCCGGCCCCCATCGCTGACGGCAAGAACGCTCTGTGGCCTGCAGACGTCTGGATCTTCGGTCACACCCACGAGTCCGAAGACACGATCATCGGTCACACGCGCGTGGTGTCGAACGCGAAAGGTTACGGGCCCTGGCTGCCGGAGTGCCGCAGCTGGGACAACCGGAGCTTTGATCCGAACTTCGTCATTGAAATCTGA
- a CDS encoding RES family NAD+ phosphorylase: MIDALPDVTDHDIMQGADPFYTDAANFESITAARAREQADQDDYWFAKRYAFEWEDFCKQVQFSGRFFGIKERLDELFGKPEEYGEGPVKPLYDLPAGQTVYRARLLNDDLTEEVINASPASYLGAPPVNRTQPGRMNVELIPAFYAAFSRETAIAELRPGIDDKIAVGEFATRVPLRVFDFTVFHQRAAERHRFFEHSRYDFIDQMQEGISKPVRPHERQREYIATQIVAEYLQNYFNCDAVIYQSAMQRDEAAEKRNIVVLHRETFVGPDDPCVLSYVNWSLKEIRDVRYTIIDAGEF; the protein is encoded by the coding sequence GTGATCGACGCCCTGCCCGACGTCACCGACCACGACATCATGCAGGGAGCGGATCCATTCTACACGGACGCTGCGAACTTTGAGTCGATCACGGCCGCCCGCGCGCGGGAACAGGCGGATCAGGATGACTACTGGTTCGCCAAGCGATACGCATTCGAGTGGGAAGACTTTTGCAAGCAGGTCCAGTTCTCCGGTAGATTTTTTGGAATCAAGGAGCGGCTGGACGAGCTCTTCGGAAAGCCTGAAGAATACGGCGAAGGGCCAGTTAAGCCCCTCTACGACCTACCAGCCGGTCAGACCGTCTACCGTGCCCGGCTTTTGAACGACGATCTTACCGAGGAAGTCATCAACGCAAGTCCCGCGTCATACCTCGGTGCGCCGCCCGTCAACCGGACGCAGCCAGGACGAATGAACGTTGAGCTCATTCCCGCATTCTATGCCGCCTTCTCCCGTGAAACCGCGATAGCCGAACTTCGACCCGGTATCGACGACAAAATCGCAGTCGGAGAATTTGCCACACGCGTGCCGCTGCGCGTGTTCGATTTCACCGTTTTCCACCAACGTGCCGCTGAACGGCATCGTTTCTTCGAACACAGCCGATATGATTTCATCGATCAGATGCAGGAAGGCATCAGCAAGCCGGTCCGCCCGCACGAAAGGCAACGCGAATACATCGCAACCCAGATCGTTGCCGAGTACCTGCAGAACTACTTCAATTGCGACGCGGTAATCTATCAATCCGCGATGCAACGCGACGAAGCCGCGGAAAAGCGCAACATCGTTGTCCTGCATCGCGAGACGTTCGTTGGTCCAGATGATCCCTGCGTCCTGTCGTACGTCAATTGGTCCCTTAAAGAGATCAGGGACGTCCGGTACACGATCATTGATGCTGGCGAATTTTGA